The region aatgcagaATTAGTACAAATTAATCTCTGTGCTAGGGTTTGGCCTAAACTCAGACTGCAATGACTCAATTACATTACACCACGGAACTATTATTATTTCTGACATTGCATTGACATTACTGTCATTGCACTTTAGTTCCGCCCCATTGTCTGCTTCCTAAAGCATTCTGATCGTGGCACCGCAAGGTGGCAAGGCGAATCGGGTGCACGGGACGGGGAGAGCTGAAGTCCCCGCTGGCTTTCGCGGAGTTTCATCATCATCAGGGATTCGAAGTCATTTATTGTCTGAAAGCACTTACAGTAGCGCCGTTCACCTTGTTCGCAAAGGCCTTGGTTTGGCTGCTGATTAAACACAACATGCACAATGTTTAAACAAGTCCTATTTTTGTGACAGCCTTTTTGTAGATAGCGTCttatatgttttaaaaaaaaagaagcgaattaatgtaataattatatatGAAAGTTCTATAGcagatattttatattttatgtatacCCCATATATGTTTCctgtatgtttttgtaaaacCTTTTGCACATGTGGGAAACCACATATACTTGGAGACTCTGCTTTAGATTAACACCTGTTGTATACGGCCTCATAGATTAGAAATTGAGCTGTCAGAGACGTAGATGTGCCTCTGGCTTCTCCTGTGACAGGCTGTGCTCAGGTGAGGAAGTATCCAGGTATCGGTTCCTGTTTGTGTCTCCCTTCCCGCTAACAGTAGAACAGACTTCTTCATTTTAAAAGCGACCTCAACCGTAATGCTGTGAGCTGGTGTTGGTGGGGTTATCAACTGTGTCCCCACATGTTTAGTGCATTAatgtgataatgatgatgatgatgatgattatgttggtgatgatgatgatgatgatgatgatgatgatggcgacGATGCTCGTTCggtgaagagagagaaggatccAGAATCAAGAAATGAAAATCCATTTGATAGAATAAGGTCACGTAATCTCACCCCTAGAAACAAGAATGCACAATGTGGCTCCAGCTGGACCTGGTGTAATTCAGAAGAGTTGCTTGACGTATCTTGTCGCACATTCAGAGAAATACACTGCTCCTTCTTATTTCACCATTTAAAACAGGACTGTATTTAGACTAACAAGAAAGCCgatggctgtgttcgaaacctagcctactagcatactactcatactaaatttcaggcaGATCTTTGTTTAAATATAGTATAAGTGGTGTGCACTCCTGAGTGCAGTGACTGCCGTGCCCTAAAGGGGGTGCTGTTCCGGAGAATGTCCTTTCAacttagtttgtttttttcacagtttttcTTTGAACTGGCAGGTAAACATACAAGTACAAAAAATAAGGTATGagcttaaataaaataaaataaaattcaatttcATAAATCAGCCGTTTTCAGGTGTCCTAATATGGCCCCAACGCAAACAGCGGCCTGCTGACGCCCACCAATCAACCTGTTGGAAGGCATAAggggaaaatgttaaaatgcagcAGAGGGGCGTGACAATAACGTCTATAGTGTGTGAGGACTCAGGGAAGAGGGCAGTGCCTGCCTGTCAGTCGTGTCCACCCATTTCACACTTCCTCCCAATAAAGAggtctgtccccccccccccacaggagagagtgaggagggagCATCGGCAGGTACAGTCCAGGTCAGAAAAACAGGTGTGGTCCAGGTTTAACTGCGGATCCCTGACGATGGGCTGAATGGTGCGTTCTCTCTTCCCTGTGTTCTTTATTTGCAGGTACGCTCAAGGTGATGATGTCGCCcctggtgatgatgatgatgatgatgatgatgatggtgatgattacACCTGCACTCACTTTCAGTAAGGCTGTGGAACATCTGCATTACCTGTATTACCTGTCAAACAGAGAGTCAGCTAGATGCCACACTACAATAAgggcttacacacacacacacacatacactctctctttaAGACTTCCTATAGATACAGTCTGAACTGTACTGTGTTTCacagaaatgtaacattttgttCCTTTTTATGTTGTGCCAGGCTAATAATGCACGTCTTTAAACGCTAACCAGATAGATTTTTAGCATGTCACAAGCCAGCGAGACTTTTAACACGTCACAAGACAGCTAGACTTATAGCCTGTCATAAGCCAGCAAGGCTTTTACCGTGTATGAAAACGGCAAGAGTTTTACTGCATCACAAACCAGACTCACCATGTCACAAGCCAGCGATACATTTGTGATGCTGCACGGTAAATGGCATACCTTAGCGCAgatctcatttttcttttttaaatttggtatCACTTGTCGGGATTGGCCAATTCATTTCGGAGATATAGCTTGTTAAGGTATGACAGAAGTGGCTCTGTGAAATCAGCCTCAGTCAGCATCATGTTTTTGTTGTCTCAGGTCCTCACCTAGAAGTGACCTAGGTATAAAAACTGGCCCACTAGTCACTGCTTTGGAGGGTCTGGAGAGATTGCGGGCAGGACATAGGTCACGGGGAGTCAACAACCTGCATAATATCGGCATGATCTTTAAGTGGGAGGCGTGAAAGGCAGCGTTTTTAGATAGTAATTCTTAGCTTTATTTATACAGACACAAAATATAGCTCAATGTGCTTTCAATTCCTCAATTTGATCACAGCTTTCTGGTTTCTGCAGCCAGATTATGAAATAGTTTGCTCCATTCTGTATAGCATTTTTATTAAAGGCTAGACTGAATAAGCGGAATTTGCAGGGGTACTGTGGGCTATTTGTATATGCATGACATGGACATTCTGTTCGGGAACACGGGGAAGCGgctgcttccaccagaagttatcGTCCGTACAGTGGTAGGTTTTCTCCCGAGGAATGCgctttatgattatggttgcttgcttattgactatcccaaaCACTAAACActctgattgatgtgaattggaccggTATGTGTAGAGAACGcggcaaataactgcacaacgtccgtgtgttcggaagaccgtgttagctcacgatggtccgaacGCCTAGTTATTCACTCTGTCATGCAGGCTGAGCGGCATTCGCCTGCATCGGTTCATAGtgtctcgttagcaacagcttccccaccgcAGTGTTACAGTGTTTTTATGAAACAGGAAGGAATTagaccaaagctgatctggaagtaatttgtttgtttgtttgtttgtaatggAAGTTGCACTGTTTGgcacatggtgagctaacttggtgttcggaacacggtgagtttacgttacgcATTTTAGCAATATTGCATTGTCAGCTTGTTGTCCGTGAATGACTGTACAGCAGCTAATCATAGTTCGATTTACTGTTTCCAGCAGTCCTGTGATATCATCCCATCATTTTAAACTAAAAGACACGTTCTACCTAGTTAGCCTGTTAATTCTCACGGACACAGTTGGATCGGTAGCATATCTTTCAGAACAAATCTTCAACATCTTTGTCACTTggccaatttcagtgaatgcattttgccAGCTAGACTTTAGCGGGTCATAAGCCAGCAAGACTTTTAGTGCATCACAAACCAGCCAGTCACAAGCCAGCTAGACTTTTAGTGCATCACAAACCAGCCAGTCACAAGCCAGCTAGGCTTTTAGTGCATCACAAACCAGCCAGTCACAAGCCAGCAAGACTTTTACCGCATCACAAGCCATGTCATAAGCCGCAAGATTTTCTGACACTACCACACTGACCAGCACTGTGATTCTGGCCCATAGGTGGGTTCGCAGTCGAGCCGACAAGCCTGCCTTCCTCCGTGCTCTTTGAAAGCGGGGCGCCTGTAATGCTGGAGGGGGACCCTGTACAAATGTCCTGTCCATCCTTACAATCCAATTATTCTTTGATCTATCGCTGGAGCTTCCGTAACTGGTCATCAGGCCTGGACAGCACCATTGGATCCAATCAGACCCTGCCCGTGAAGACTGCCATGCCGGAGGACTCTGGGCACTACAACTGCACAGTTTCTGAGATTGGAATTGTCCCCTGGAGTTCGGTGTTTTCCACTGATCTGACGGTGGTCGGTATGTACATCACAGATTTCTCTACTTATGATGAGTCTCAACCATCTCTGCcttggacgtgtgtgtgtgtgtgggtgtgtgtgtgtgtgtgtgtgcatctgggtTTTTTTCCGATGATGTCATTTCCTCCTTTGGTgatgaccacttcctgtcacCACAGAGCGGCTCTCTGCATCGTTGGTGGTCGTGGGCTTCCAGGGTTTAGTGGTGATTGAGGGGAGTGGCCTCGTGACCTTGAAGTGCGTGACCTcctccggcccctcccccgtgAGCTGGAGCTGGTACAGGCTGGCCGGGGTGGGGCTTCGGCTGGTGGAGgtggggcaggagcaggagctgagTCTGGGGAGGACAGCGGACAGTGGGGAGTATCTGTGCCGAGCTGAAACCTCCACCCTGGGCCTCACACAAATAGACCACAGTGACTCTCACCAGGTGGACATCATCCCTTTGCCAGGTAAAAAGATAAAGAGGAACAgcaagatgatgatgataatggtgatgatgacAATGATTGTAGTGATGATTATGATGGTGATAATTGCAATGATTAtgttcatgatgatgatgatgatgatgatgattgtaaTAATGAGGATGATGATTGTAATGATGATGtcgatgatgaggatgatgatgatggatatTTACATGATGACGGTTGTAGTGATGATGATTgtaatgatgatgttgatgatgatgatgatgacagtgatgattGTAATGATGATAAGGATGATGAAGCTCTGCTCCTGGTGCTTATCTCTCTACAGTGGGGCTCCCAGTGGGCATAGCTGCCCTTGTCCTGGTCTTCCTCTGCTTACTGCTCCTGGTCCTGGTGGCTGCGTGGCTCTtcatccagagagagagggagactgcaGCTCTCCACAAGCAGGCCAACGGCTCCCCTGCCAAAGGTGagctgcacactgacacactgaccccactCCCCAATACACACTGACCCCACTCCccaatacacactgacacactgaccccactccccaatacacactgacacactgaccccactCCCCAATACACACTGACCCAGACGCCCCCACTCCCCagtacacactgacacactgaccccactccccaatacacactgacacactgaccccaccccccaatacacactgacacactgaccccaccccccaatacacactgacacactgaccccactCCCCAATACACACTGACccagacacccccaccccccaatacacacttacacactgaccccactccccaatacacactgacacactgaccccactccccaatacacactgacacactgaccccaccccccaatacacactgacacactgaccccactccccaatacacactgacacactgaccccaccccccaatacacactgacccagacacccccaccccccaatacacacttacacactgaccccactccccaatacacactgacacactgaccccactccccaatacacactgacacactgaccccactccccaatacacactgacacactgaccccactccccaatacacactgacacactgaccccactccccaatacacactgacacactgacccctcTCCCCAATACACACTGACccagacacccccaccccccaatacacactgacacactgaccccaccccccaatacacactgacccagacacccccaccccccagtacacactgacccagacacccccaccccccaatacacactgacacactgaccccaccccccaatacacactgacacactgaccccactCCCCAGTACACACTGACCCagacgcccccaccccccagtaaACACTGAACAAGTTATCCAGTAAATATTGCCGATAACACGCTGATTACTGGCAAAGATTAAGCAGAATCAGGAGTGATCTCTACAATGGGAATTAATGTCTCTTTTGGCTTTGTGTCTGTTTCTCTTCCTGTCTATCTTTGATCAGGACACCCTGGGCCTGGAATGGAATTGAAGTAAGTATAGAGAGataagaagagagagagagagagggagagataatgtgtgtgtgcgttcgtgtgtgtgtgtgtgtgtgtgtgtgtgtgtgtgcgtgccttcAGTGATGTCAGCGCGTTCtctgagaagggggagggataaacaatgttgtggtcTTAGGGTGTttgctgctgcaattcctctcttgaccattaggagtctgaaattaccaaTTATATCTTTATGCGAGGTtgtaaaacagctggtaactggttggcCAGTTACACCAGTTCCATATGTTCCAgttctcaacatggtttgaccagctcaaactatgtttcgAAAAAGCTgctagctggtatttcaagctggtcataactggATTTAGTCTGATTTATTAGTTACCatactaaaaaaaaagaaaattccacAAAAGCCTATCTGGAAAGGATCTGGAAAGACCAGTTGTGGTGTGCTACAGTTACCAGACTAATACAATTAACTCCACAAAAGCCTGCGACATCAACAGCTGCTATGTTCTTTGTTGTGTATTTACACATTTACTGACAAGTACTAAGTGTACAATACTTATTCTTAATGTTTTCTTTACATAGGTGCAGTAGTGACTACTGTGTTGCGAAACATTTTTAACGGAGTTGTCACTGTTTCTCACAAAGTTAGGGCACCCCCGACCTTTAACCCCTGAGCTACGTTGGCAACAGTGTGAGTGGGGGGTTACCCGGGTTCACTCTTGTTTCCTAAATGCAGGGAGGACTCCAAGACAGTGGAGGACGAGGTCTACATGAACTGCGAGACGTCAGGGGAGGGCTACACCGACCTGAACCACGACGAGATA is a window of Conger conger chromosome 1, fConCon1.1, whole genome shotgun sequence DNA encoding:
- the LOC133127396 gene encoding uncharacterized protein LOC133127396, with the protein product MMMMMVMITPALTFSGFAVEPTSLPSSVLFESGAPVMLEGDPVQMSCPSLQSNYSLIYRWSFRNWSSGLDSTIGSNQTLPVKTAMPEDSGHYNCTVSEIGIVPWSSVFSTDLTVVERLSASLVVVGFQGLVVIEGSGLVTLKCVTSSGPSPVSWSWYRLAGVGLRLVEVGQEQELSLGRTADSGEYLCRAETSTLGLTQIDHSDSHQVDIIPLPVGLPVGIAALVLVFLCLLLLVLVAAWLFIQRERETAALHKQANGSPAKGHPGPGMELKEDSKTVEDEVYMNCETSGEGYTDLNHDEISEDNTYDCLS